GCTAAAGCTGATGAAGCTGCTCACCACTTTTCCCGAAAAAATAACGATTTACGGCATAGAGGGGGAAAGTTTCCAGCCAGGTGTAGGCATATCCGAAGGGGTTGAGAAAGCCTGTAGAATAGTGGCGAAGGAGATAGCCAAGTTTTTCTCGCGTGATGAATAAATTGCTAGGGGCGTGTCAGTGTTCTGTATGCGGCGATGGCTGCCTGTCCCAGAGCTATTCCCCCATCGCCCGCCGGAGCCTGCGAGGGGAGAAGAATCGTGAGTCCTGTGTCTTGGAGCGCGTCTTTCACACCCTCAACTAGGTAGGTGTTAACAGATGCGCCGCCCGACAACACCACATACCTCCTCCCCCTTGAATAGATGCCCGCTATCCTACCCAAGCCAAAGCCCACGGCATATTGAACCATGTAGCCAACTTCCCGCCTATCAGCTCCATTTCTCACCAGCTCGAGGGCCTGTAAAACGATGTCCGTGCTGTCAACCACATGGATGTCTCCGTTTGTTATTCGTGGCCTGATTTTTTCCTCGGTGGGTTTTGAGTTGTCCTCGAGCACTATGGCGGGTTCTCCCTCATAGCTGCGGTGGGTGCAGAAGCCCAGCATCGCCGAGACCGCATCCAGCACCCTGCCCGTGCTAGATGTGCGGGCAACAGTATTCTCGATGTTTCTCAGCACCAGTTCAAACTCCTCCCAGCCTCTCCTGAACCCTTTCTCGACAAGCCCTAGCTCACGGAAAACCATCCGCAACTCCTCCACCGTGAGCTTTTCCGATAAAATTCCGGCCAACATTCGGGCGGGATACTCCACGGCCCTGTCTCCCCCCGGCATCTTTTGAGGCTTTAGACAGCCCACTCGCTTGAAGGATGAGTAATCCGCCAAAACCACTTCGCCGCCCCACGCCGTGCCGTCGACACCATAGCCCACGCCGTCAACAGATATTCCAACAACCTCTTCATCAACAACACCGTGTTCAGCCATCACCGCGGCAGTATGCGCCCAGTGATGCTGGACCCTCAAAAGCTCCGAGCCGAATCTTCTTGACCACTCCTCAGCCAGCAGCGTCGATGGATAAAGAGGATGTAGGTCGCACACATTCACCGCAGACTCTAAAGTGATTCCATAAGATGTGACGAGTGTGTTGAGGTATTTTTCGAGGTCTGTGAAAGAGGTGTATCCGTCTACGTCTCCTATGAACTGTGTAAGAACAATCTTGTCATCGAAAGCAACCGCTCCAGCTGTCTGCAGCATCGCTCCAAACGCTACAACTTCTCTCTCTGTTTTGAAGGGAATCTGTATCCACTGAGGCGCGTATCCTCTACCTCTCCTCAACATAGTCGGCTTCTGGTCCGTGAACCTCACCACGCTGTCGTCAACCCTGTTCACAATCTCCCTGTTATGCATGAGAAAGAAGTCCACGATGTCTGCGAGTTTTTCAAGGGCTTCGTCGTCACGGGTGCACATCGGCTCGTTGTAGATGTTTCCGCTGGTCATTATGGTGTAGCGTTGTTTCGTGAAAGAGAGAAGGAGATAGTGTAGGCCTGTGTAGGGAAGGAAAACACCCAGCTTCTTGAGGTTGGGTGCCACGAGAGGCGAGACAGGCACGTCGCCACGCATCGGAAGAAGCAGTATCGGTCTCATGGGTGATTCGAGCAGCTCGAGCGTCGGGGAAGTTAGCTCGACGAGCAGTGATGCTACATCGGCGTTTAGACACATTATCGCGAAAGGCTTGGTAGGCCTATTCTTTCTACGCCGCAGCAGGGCTACAACATCGTCATCCACCGCCGAGGCAGCAATATGGTAGCCGCCCAGCCCTTTGACCGCCACAATACAGCCGTCATCAATAAGTTTAGCCGCTTCTATCACAGCCTCAAGCCCACCAACCTGAAACCCGCCTTTGCAGTCGACCAGATACACAGAGGGCCCGCATGCGGGGCAGCTGATTCCCTGTGCATGAAACCTCCTCACGTTATCAGGGTCGGAATAGTCTCTCAAACAATCATTACACATCGGGAAATCCCTCATCGAGGTGTTCTCCCTGTCATATGGCACACGGTAAAGCATCGAGTAGCGGGGTCCACAGTTCGCGCAAGAGTTGAAAGGATAGTTGCGCCACCGTGTATCGGACAGAATCTCGTTTAGACAGTCTCCGCAGATTGCGAAATCGGGCGGGATGATTGACCTAAAGCTCGCCGAGACATCGCTCTCCATGATCTCGAAGCAGGTGTAGCCTCTAGGTTCTATGGACGTGGCCGAGAACTTGTCTATACGAGCCTTCTCCGGCTTCCTTGTCTGAAGCAGATGAATAAACTCATC
The sequence above is drawn from the Candidatus Caldarchaeum subterraneum genome and encodes:
- a CDS encoding hydrogenase maturation protein HypF, producing MDVLKAVRLWVSGVVQGVGFRPFVYRIARETGVSGYVRNVGGSGVEIIVEGEAEKVDEFIHLLQTRKPEKARIDKFSATSIEPRGYTCFEIMESDVSASFRSIIPPDFAICGDCLNEILSDTRWRNYPFNSCANCGPRYSMLYRVPYDRENTSMRDFPMCNDCLRDYSDPDNVRRFHAQGISCPACGPSVYLVDCKGGFQVGGLEAVIEAAKLIDDGCIVAVKGLGGYHIAASAVDDDVVALLRRRKNRPTKPFAIMCLNADVASLLVELTSPTLELLESPMRPILLLPMRGDVPVSPLVAPNLKKLGVFLPYTGLHYLLLSFTKQRYTIMTSGNIYNEPMCTRDDEALEKLADIVDFFLMHNREIVNRVDDSVVRFTDQKPTMLRRGRGYAPQWIQIPFKTEREVVAFGAMLQTAGAVAFDDKIVLTQFIGDVDGYTSFTDLEKYLNTLVTSYGITLESAVNVCDLHPLYPSTLLAEEWSRRFGSELLRVQHHWAHTAAVMAEHGVVDEEVVGISVDGVGYGVDGTAWGGEVVLADYSSFKRVGCLKPQKMPGGDRAVEYPARMLAGILSEKLTVEELRMVFRELGLVEKGFRRGWEEFELVLRNIENTVARTSSTGRVLDAVSAMLGFCTHRSYEGEPAIVLEDNSKPTEEKIRPRITNGDIHVVDSTDIVLQALELVRNGADRREVGYMVQYAVGFGLGRIAGIYSRGRRYVVLSGGASVNTYLVEGVKDALQDTGLTILLPSQAPAGDGGIALGQAAIAAYRTLTRP